Proteins from a single region of Haloterrigena alkaliphila:
- a CDS encoding type II toxin-antitoxin system VapC family toxin: MHCFDANVWIYYFDQTLAENEVVTPVLTPILEDEPLFTTTVLQMEVVHYLHTQHSQPNKLIAQFHGLEDVLVAELTQRDVETATDILREYPHSGIGGRDATVLAAMDRHDVSRLWTHDSGLKRIGTELTWLDVTDPVETEPQ; encoded by the coding sequence ATGCACTGTTTCGACGCGAACGTTTGGATATACTATTTCGATCAAACACTCGCCGAAAACGAGGTCGTAACCCCCGTACTAACTCCCATTCTCGAAGACGAACCGTTGTTCACGACCACCGTTCTCCAGATGGAAGTCGTTCACTATCTCCACACGCAACACTCGCAGCCGAATAAACTGATAGCCCAGTTTCACGGTCTCGAAGACGTGCTCGTAGCGGAACTAACGCAGCGAGACGTCGAGACGGCGACGGACATCCTTCGGGAGTACCCGCACAGTGGAATCGGTGGTCGCGATGCGACGGTCCTCGCAGCGATGGACCGACACGACGTATCCCGTCTGTGGACCCATGATAGCGGGTTGAAACGAATCGGTACTGAGCTCACGTGGCTCGACGTCACCGATCCGGTCGAGACAGAGCCCCAGTAA
- a CDS encoding AbrB/MazE/SpoVT family DNA-binding domain-containing protein, whose product MSVDGEDRRIDEKGRITIPLRIREQLNLESGEQVRIEVDEGTVVVRPRVSRSKFIESMQGCITAESKADDAPDVSPEDLKADWTSDLPKES is encoded by the coding sequence ATGAGCGTAGACGGTGAGGATCGACGAATCGACGAAAAAGGCCGAATAACGATACCTCTACGAATTCGCGAGCAACTGAATCTAGAGTCCGGTGAACAAGTTCGTATCGAAGTAGACGAGGGAACAGTTGTCGTTCGGCCGCGCGTGTCTCGGTCAAAATTCATCGAATCGATGCAGGGATGTATCACTGCCGAGTCGAAAGCAGACGACGCACCGGATGTCTCTCCGGAGGATCTCAAAGCCGATTGGACGTCTGATCTCCCGAAGGAATCGTAA
- a CDS encoding DUF5809 family protein, which produces MHTVGTFAPTSAAAASERYEEVGPAAQTVVREVAKAMEFDREEYDDRVTGAVVETARDALFASLLEVRVGTREEFEDWRAEYDGEVTVVGSENVERVVWHAGPEDAAVAATFQNEEDAAVATLRRQAFGQLYRELV; this is translated from the coding sequence ATGCACACTGTCGGGACGTTCGCGCCGACGTCGGCCGCTGCGGCCAGCGAGCGCTACGAGGAGGTCGGCCCCGCGGCCCAGACCGTCGTCCGGGAGGTCGCCAAAGCCATGGAATTCGACCGCGAGGAGTACGACGACCGCGTCACCGGGGCGGTCGTCGAGACCGCCCGCGACGCCCTGTTCGCGAGCCTGCTCGAGGTCCGCGTCGGGACCCGCGAGGAGTTCGAGGACTGGCGAGCGGAGTACGACGGCGAGGTCACGGTCGTCGGGAGCGAGAACGTCGAGCGCGTCGTCTGGCACGCCGGTCCCGAGGACGCGGCCGTCGCCGCGACCTTCCAGAACGAGGAGGACGCGGCGGTCGCGACCCTCCGACGGCAGGCGTTCGGCCAGCTGTATCGGGAACTGGTATAG
- a CDS encoding DUF5810 domain-containing protein: MGYACPVCDAEQADAAHLANHLAITASLGREDHREWLEEHAPDWSDCNPEELGEIVSRYAPEIETPEFDEAGHDHGRPGGLEEGLARQSRGLGRGSLTAEAESALEEARELTRQMQEPTGDESESDGESADDGTDSPERETGN; encoded by the coding sequence ATGGGATACGCTTGCCCCGTCTGCGACGCCGAACAGGCCGACGCGGCGCACCTCGCGAACCACCTCGCGATCACCGCCTCGCTGGGCCGCGAGGACCACCGCGAGTGGCTCGAGGAGCACGCCCCCGACTGGAGCGACTGCAACCCCGAGGAGCTGGGCGAGATCGTCAGCCGGTACGCCCCCGAAATCGAGACGCCCGAGTTCGACGAGGCGGGACACGACCACGGCCGACCGGGCGGCCTCGAGGAGGGGCTGGCCCGCCAGAGCCGCGGACTCGGTCGCGGTTCGTTGACCGCCGAGGCCGAGAGCGCCCTCGAGGAAGCGCGGGAACTGACTCGGCAGATGCAGGAGCCGACCGGCGACGAATCGGAGAGCGACGGCGAGTCCGCCGACGACGGGACCGACTCGCCCGAACGCGAAACTGGTAACTGA
- the rimI gene encoding ribosomal protein S18-alanine N-acetyltransferase: protein MTTPVPGAGGDDGVSIRPAERADLLAVVRIENESFPQPWPYDAFDQYLGEPAFLVAVESGEVVGYVVGTVNRNFGRYLGHIKDVAVHPERRGLGVGTSLLRRALAVLAAHGADTVKLEVRRSNDRAKRLYRQFGFEPFRRVPGYYGDGEDAIVMMRKFE, encoded by the coding sequence GTGACAACGCCGGTTCCCGGGGCGGGCGGTGACGACGGGGTCTCGATCCGTCCGGCCGAGCGCGCGGATCTGCTCGCGGTCGTCCGGATCGAGAACGAGTCGTTTCCCCAGCCCTGGCCGTACGACGCGTTCGACCAGTACCTCGGCGAACCCGCCTTTCTCGTCGCCGTCGAGAGCGGCGAGGTCGTCGGCTACGTCGTCGGCACCGTGAACCGGAACTTCGGTCGGTACCTCGGCCACATCAAGGACGTCGCCGTCCACCCCGAGCGGCGCGGGCTGGGCGTCGGCACGTCGCTACTCCGCCGGGCGCTGGCGGTGCTCGCCGCCCACGGCGCCGACACGGTCAAACTCGAGGTCAGACGGTCGAACGACCGTGCGAAGCGCCTCTACCGCCAGTTCGGCTTCGAACCCTTCCGGCGCGTTCCCGGCTACTACGGGGACGGCGAGGACGCCATCGTGATGATGCGCAAATTCGAGTGA
- a CDS encoding DUF892 family protein, whose amino-acid sequence MSMETIQDLFEHGLEDIYHAEHQLLDALEELENNTEREEIAQAFADHREETEGQIDRLEEVFEMFGEPPEKEECEGIEGLLEEYEEFTAMDPSQEVMDYHNMAAAEKTEHYEIGAYGNLIPLADQLGMGDAADLLEENLREEQDALEELTELTEEFEMDAIPAE is encoded by the coding sequence ATGAGCATGGAAACCATCCAGGATCTGTTCGAACACGGCCTCGAAGACATCTACCACGCCGAGCACCAGTTACTCGACGCGCTCGAGGAACTCGAGAACAACACCGAGCGCGAGGAGATCGCACAGGCGTTCGCCGACCACCGCGAGGAGACGGAAGGGCAGATCGACCGCCTCGAGGAGGTCTTCGAGATGTTCGGCGAGCCGCCGGAGAAGGAGGAGTGTGAGGGCATCGAGGGGCTGCTCGAGGAGTACGAGGAGTTCACCGCGATGGATCCCTCCCAGGAGGTCATGGACTACCACAACATGGCGGCCGCGGAGAAGACCGAGCACTACGAGATCGGTGCTTACGGCAACCTGATCCCGCTGGCCGACCAGCTTGGGATGGGCGACGCCGCCGACCTGCTCGAGGAGAACCTCCGGGAGGAACAGGACGCCCTGGAGGAACTGACGGAACTCACCGAGGAGTTCGAGATGGATGCGATTCCCGCGGAGTGA
- a CDS encoding DUF6360 family protein: protein MSNRLISVTGWTTLDYVEAVATGQDFEWESVAVVNATADRDDPDCVHLQLELDNRSEEHLPQHMTDLELAPEQARALATDLEKHADRVEDVRAEE, encoded by the coding sequence ATGTCAAACCGACTGATCTCGGTCACCGGGTGGACGACGCTGGACTACGTCGAAGCCGTCGCGACGGGGCAGGACTTCGAGTGGGAGTCGGTCGCCGTCGTGAACGCGACCGCCGATCGAGACGATCCTGACTGCGTGCACCTGCAACTCGAGCTCGACAACCGCTCGGAGGAGCACCTGCCCCAGCACATGACTGACCTCGAGCTGGCCCCGGAGCAGGCGCGGGCGCTGGCGACCGACCTCGAGAAACACGCCGACCGCGTCGAGGACGTGCGGGCGGAGGAGTGA